The Candidatus Methylomirabilis limnetica DNA window CCCAGAACCTTTTCGGTCTCCATCGTTTTCGCGTCGCATTCAGAAAACGCCTGGCTCATCTGTGCGCGTTCCTACAGTCTAAAAACCTACAGTCTATCTACCTGAGTTGTTACCTGTAATCTTAGAATCGGTAACTGGCGCCGACCAAGACGTTGATCGGCGGCGCAGGATTCAAAAACCGCTCGATAGGCTCCCCGGGGACCTTAGCATTTGGGGCGAAGGTCCCAAAGGTCTCATAGCGGTTGTTTGTCAGATTGTTGATCTTTACGAACCCGTTTAACCGCTTCCAGTGGAGATCGAGGCCGGTACTCAAGATAATATAGTCGTCGAGCTTCGACTGGGTGTTCGCCTCGTCGCCACGCAAGAACTGCGAGCTCACATAGGTCAGGTCCAGAGAGAGGCTCAGCCATCTATAGAGATGGTAGCGGAGACCGGCATTTACACGATGGTTCGGTATTAAGGGGAGTTGATCCCCCTTGGCCACTTGCTGAGGGACGCCTGGCGTTCGAGGCGAGCCCAGCTCGATGTTATCCTGGAAGGTTCCGCGGGTGAATGTGTAATTCACGTAGGGCTCCAGAAGGTTTCTGTAGATCCCGCGCAGGCCGGCCTCCAACCCCTGGCGCCTGGTGTTACCGATGTTCTGGAAGAAGACGGTCAGCTCGGCCGGATCGGAGACAGAGAAGATGTCATCGCGCACATCGGTCCGGTAGAGCGCCAGGCTCCCCTCCAGCCAGGGCAAGGGGCGCGCCCGGAAACCCACCTCGTAGTTGTGGGCCCTGACGGGACTAAGCTTCAAGAAGCCGGTGTCGGGCGCCACACCTGCCTGCAGGCCGACGCATGGCGAATCGGGCTTGCCACAGGTCAGCTCCAGGAAAGCCGGGACTCGCCACCCCTGGGAGTATGAAAAATAGAACCCGTAGCTGTCGGAGAGATTGTAGTTGATGCCGGCCCTGGGGTTCACGCGGCTATAGGAGGCCCTCCCCGTCGCCTTGCCCGGCTCTTCTGGGCTCGAGTCGGTAATATCGTGCCTGACGTAATCAACCCGGAGCGCCCCCGTCAAGAACAGATTGTCACTGGACAGTAGCAGGCCACGCCCAAGCTCGGCGGTGTCCTGGATGTACGCCCCGACGGTATCCTGCTTGTCGGAGAGAACGGAGGTAAGCTGCTTCTCCGGGCATTCCTCATCCGGATTCTTCCCCGCGGCGAGCGCCTCCTCTCGGCATTGCTGACGAGACCGATCATTCTGCTCCTCGGAAACCCGGATGTCTACATCGTGACGGGTGTATTCGGTCCCGATGGTCAGCAGATTCTTGCGCCCCCAGAATCGGCCTTCGTGCGTGAGCTGGAGCGTGCCACCGCCGGAGAAGGTATCATTAAAGAGGCGTGAGTTCTCGCTGATCAGGCTCGCGTTGAACTGCTCGGTGTCCAGCTTCCTGACGAATCCGTTGAGGGCAAAGGTAAAGCCCCCGCCGAGGCGTTGACTGGCATTCAGAGTCCCCATATGGAGATTCGGGTTGAAGAAATCGCCCCCGGTGAAGTTCTGCGTCCGATCGACCTTCAGGACGCTCTCGGGCAACGTGCCTGGTTGCAGAATCCTATTATTCTGAAACTGGTACGAAAGGGTGATGTCAGTGCCGCCTTGACGGAAACCGAGCTTCCCAAAGGCTTGCGAAAGGCGGCTGTCGGACTGAACTCTCCAACCGTCCTCATCGAACTGACTTCCGGCGACGTAGTAGTCGAATGGTCCGGCAGTTCCACTCATGTACCCCCGCCCCTTCCGGCGCCCGAAGCTGCCACCTGAACCTTCAACGACCATCTCTCGCTCGGCTGTACCCCGCTTCGTAATGATATTCAGGGAACCGGCCAGGGTGTTCCGGCCGAAGATAGCCGTTGGTCCACGAATCAACTCGATCCGTTCGACATCATCGAGCGGGATGAGGTCGAAATTGATCTCTTCGACGGTCGGCTCGTTGACCCTGACCCCATCCACGAACACGCTGATTCCCTGAGGGACGCCAGTGACCGAGGTACCCGAAAAGCCTCTAAAGGAGAGATCGAACTGATAGGCGTTGCCCTGTTGATCGTTCAGATGGACCCCCGGAAGCTGCTGCATGACGTCCTGGAGGTTCAGCGCACCCGAGCGTTTGATCTCCTCGGCCGTAATAACCTGAACGCTAGCCGGAACTTCGGCGAGCGAGAGCGGGACCTCTGGAAGGCGGGCCGGCGCAGTCACGAGGATCTCTGGAAGCGGGGTGATCTCCAGAGGCACTCCAGATTCCTGGGCATGCACGCCATTGGCCCACCAACTGATCATCAATCCCGCCAGCGCTCCGATCGCCTGAGTCCGAGCTCCCTGCATAGTGTCACCTCCTTAAGGATGCCTAGGGATAGAGGAGCGAGTTCAAGTAGACATCTCCCCTGAGAAGCATCCCCATGATGCAACGCGTATGCCGAATGGAAGCCGAGATGAGGGGCAGCTAACTCATTGAATTATCGAGAGGGATTCGGGAGCATATCCAAACCGTACGCGGGAAGATCTGGTTGATTTCAACCACTGGTTGATTTCAACCGGTCGCGCTTCTCGGTGTCGGTGAGGTCGTAGGCTTCTTTCGGCTGGCGGGTCATGGTCAGGCGGCGAGAGCTACTTCGAGCGACTGCGTCAATTCGGGCGCGGCGCGCCGGAGCGTCGCATCTTCCGTGACGAGCTTTACCCCCAGTTCCCGAGCCGCCACGAGGAAACGAGCGTCGTAGACTGACACCTTGTAGGTCATCGCGACAACCAAGGCTTGATGGTGGCTGACAACGGTCAACCCTGGGCTCAGGAATACCTCGGCCTCATTGAGCCGCGCAAGCGCCTCACCCTCGCTGGTTAGCCCCATACGCGCGTAGGTCGCCATAACGTTCGCGAACTCTATCAGCGCGAAGGACTCCGTGCGCCAATCCCAATCTTTTTCCAGCAGCCGGCGCGCCGCATGCGTCCAGGCATTCTCGACCCACAATGAGATCGCGATGTTGGTATCGATCAACACCATCGTCAATAACGCTCAGTCACGCCCTTCGGCGATGGCGGCTTCGATGTCTTCAATGGTCGGACGGTCTCCACTCGCCAGCTTCAGCGGCGGTGACAGCTTTGGTGGCTGGCGGGGCGCCGCGAGTACGGACTCGATGAGGCTCACCACCTCTTTGGTGACGGAGCGATGGTGGCGCTGTGCCTGCGCCTTCAAGCGCACGTGCAGTTTTTCGGGGAAGTTCTTGATCACCAGCGTGCTCATGGACAATCCCTCCAGCTAGTGTCGTGAATCAGAAATATCGAAACATAAAACGGCGTCTTTTTTCGCATGGCGGTGTTGCTCGTCGTTGCCATAGTCCGGGCTATGGCGCCTCCTCGTGCCTTGCCATGCGAAAAAATCCATTCGTTTTATTCTGTTCCGCTATTTATGATTCACGACACTAGGTATTAAATTGCTAGTAGTAGTATAGCATATAGCTATCCATTCATCAACCCCAATACTCCGGAACACCTGTATCGGTTCTACAAAATGGCCGGGCGGGTAATCCCATGTTTCTGGATGCGATAACGGAGCGCTTCTCTACCGATGCTCAATTTTCTGGCAGCTTCCGCGACATTGCCGTCCGTCAGGTCCAACGCCTGCTTGATCAATTGTCGCTCAACCTCATCCAAATCGATACCCTGTTCTGGAAACTGTATCTGAAACGTCTCATCGGCGCCGGGTGGGTGATTTCGCCTTTGGCTTGCAACGACAGGGGACGTGGCGTCCATGCTAAGAGCCGAGGGACCGATCTCTTGCTCATCGCAGACCAAAAGCGCCCGCTCTACCAAGTGGACGAGTTCTCGAACATTGCCAGGCCAGCGGTACGCTCTGAGGGCTTGGAGGGCGGCCTCTGTGAACCGTCTTACAGGAAGCGAATACTTATGGGTCAGTTGCTTGAGAAAGTGGTTCGCCAGCAAGACCACATCTTCGCCGCGCTCCCGCAACGGCGGCAGTTCCACGGTGAGGACCTTCAGGCGATAGTAGAGATCTGGTCGGAAGGCGCCGACCTTCACAGCCGCCTCGAGGTCGCGGTTGGTGGCCGCAATAATACGAACATTGATTTTTCGCTCCCGAAGGCTGCCCAACCGGCGAATCTGCCTTCGCTCGATCGCCTTCAACAGCTTCGCCTGAAGCTCTGGACTCAGCTCGCCGACCTCGTCCAGAAAGAGCGTCCCGCCGTCGGCCGCCTCGATCAGGCCAGGCTTCGCAGCAGTGGCGCCTGTGAACGCGCCCTTCTCGTACCCAAACAGCTCCGCTTCTGCGAGATCCTTTGGGATCGACGTACATTCAATCTCGACAAACGGCTGCCCGGCAAGGCTTCCTCGGCGATGGATTGCCCGTGCCACGAGGTCCTTCCCCGTCCCGGTCTCGCCCAGCAGCAACACCGTCGGCAGCTCGCCCGCAGGCCTGGGTTCGAGGTGAGCGATCCGTCCGATCATCTCTATGACCTGCGTCATCCCGGCAGAGACGCCAATGATCTCGCCATGAGCGGCCTGCTGGACCTCCTTGCGTTGGAAGTAAGAGAGGCGTTCTCTCAGGCGATGCGTCTCCAATGCTTTCTCGATGATAAATGTCAACTCATCGTGATCGATCGGCTTCTGGATGTAGTCGTATGCCCCATCCTTCATCGCGGCCACAGCGCTCTCGACGCTGCTGTACGCAGTCATGATGATGACGATGATGCTCCCGTCGAGGCTCAAGATCTTCCTTAGCGCGTCGAGCCCACTCATACCGGCCAGCTTGATATCCAGCAGGATCAGATCGGGCCGATCCGTCTCGATCGATATCATCCCCTCCTCTGCGCTCGACAGACTTCTGCACTCATGGCCATTTCTGCTGAGGGTGTGCGCCACGGAGCGAGCAAACACGACCTCGTCATCAATGACCAGTATCTTAGCCATTGCGACCGGCTCCTGTAGGATAGGTAATCGGAAGCAGAACCTGTACTGCAGTCCCACCCTCTGTGCGGTTCGACACGGTAAGGCTTCCCCCGTGAGCGCTGATAAACTTCCGGGCCATTGTCAGGCCAAGGCCCACGCCGTCGCTCTTCGTGGTAAAGTACGGGGTGAACACCTTCTGGAGTATGTCGGGGGGGATTCCCTCGCCATTGTCAGCGAACTCAATAGCGATGCCGCCTGGCCCCTCACCTTCGTGGATCAGCCGGGAGGTAATCACAATGTTCCCCTTTCGGGGGGTCGCTTCGCACGCGTTAGCGAGTAGGGCAACGAGGGCCTGTTCCAGATAGCCCTCATCAAGGGGGACAAGCGGCAATGTTGGGGATGGGATCAAGTCAAGCGTGATCTGCTTCCCCTCGATCATCGGGCGAACCACATCAACCGCCTGCATGACCACTCGGTTCAGATCGAAAGGGATCAAGGTTGGCGTAATCGGTTTCAAGGCAAAGAGAAAGTTGTACGCCCATTGGTTCAAGCGATCAACGCTTTCCACAATGCTCTGAAGCGTAAGCCGAACCTCTGCGGACTGCTCCGATCCCTTGAGGGCTGCCTGAGCGGCAGACCGGATGCTCGCCAATGGGTTACGGATATTGTGGGCAATACAGGAAGAGAGCTCGCCGGCCGCCGCCAATCGTTCGGCTTGAAGCAAGCGTTCCTGAATCCCCTTAAGCGACTGGGCCATGCGATTGATCGAGGCCGCCAGATCGCCTAATTCATCTTGGAACGTGACCTGGACACGATGATCCAACTCTCCGGTACTGATGATCGCGGTCGAGCGACCGATCGCCCGAAGAGGCTTTACCAGCCACCGGTGAATTCCGAACAGCAGCCCGCTGCCCCACGCGAGGGCGAGTAGCACGACGACTCCGGCCAGCAGTTCTCCCTGAGTCGCGACGGCGCGGGTCCGTTGCATCGACTGCTGTGCGGCTGCGTCATAATAGGCCCGCAGCCGGTCAATCTGTTCGTCTTGCCGCAGGAACGCCACTTGCTCCAGTTCCCGCTCGACCCGCTGTATGGCCCGCTCCCGAACGCCTTTCTCGAGAAGTTCAAAAATCTCCCTCACAAGCTGTGTAACCTGTCGATGCGCCGTCTCGAGCGCGTGAATCCGCTCCTCCTCCGCCCTCGACTGGGAATGCTTCCGGAGGTCAGCCAACTCCCCCTCCACCGTCACCCCCAGGTTCTCGAACTCCCCCCGTGCGGACCGATCCCCACTCACAAACCGGTCGAGGATCTCCTTGATCTGCCGATACAAATCCCCCCGCAGCCGCTCGGCCCTCAGACTCTGCGCGTGGGAGTAGGTGAGATCCCTTACTCCCGCCTCCCATCCTCGCAGAGCCCAGACCATGACGAGCCCGATGCAGACCACCAGGGTAAAGATGACCAGATACCCGATGCGGAGCTTTGTGCGGATCAGCATGCGACTGATCGCCCCATAAGTTCTAAGCCATCAGCAATGACTGTAGGGGCAGGGCTTGCCCTGCCCACAGACGGCGCAGCAAGCAGCGCCCCTACATCAGTTGCTGCTGAGGGCTTTCTTCAGAACCGTACTCTGACGCCGCCATGTACGAGCAGCGGAGTACCGGTGGTGACGATGCCATCGGCCGTCCTGCTGACCTCGTACGTCCTATCGAAGAGGTTCTCTGCCGCCAGGAAGAGTTCTCCTGCGGTCGCCCCTGGAACGGGGATCGGTCGCGAGAGCATGAGGTCCACCACAAAGAAGTCGCCGAGCTTCAGTGAGTTGAGGTCGTCCTCAAATTGATCCCCGACAAACCGCCCCTGGACGGAGACGTTGATGAGGGCAGGGTTGGTGTAATTCAGCTTCAAGGCAAACTGATGCCTCGGAACCTGGGCGATTCTTTTTCCCTCCAGATCCGGCTGGTTCGGGGCGCTCAAGACCTCAGTATGGTTATAAAGATAACTGCCTGAGGCGGTCCAGCGCGGAAGCGGACGATATTCCAGTTCGGCCTCGATCCCCCTGATCCGTGTCCGGTCCAGGTTGTCCCGCTGTCGGCAGACGCCTCCGGCCGGAACGAAGCCGCAAGGAGCAACGGGGGCCCCCGCACCGATCCCCTTGGTGACGTTGACAACAGGATCCTTCACCTCGTTCCAAAAAGCAGTCAGCCGACCGAGAAGGTTGCTCATAATGGCATAGTCGGCCCCGACCTCTCCCCCGATTAGCCGTTCCGGATCCAGATCTGGATTGGCTTCGGTAATATCGTTTCGGACCCTGAATGGCCGAAATTGCTCATTGATAGTCGGCGCCCGAAACCCCTTGTAAAAAGAGCTTCTCAGCGAGAGTTGATCGGTGGCATGGTAAAGGAGAGCCACCTTGGGACTGAAGGCAAATTCGTCCCGATCGGGGAACGAACCAGGAGAAGTCGGAGTAATCGCCCCAGTTTGTTTATTTTTCTCAACGCGAGAGGCATTGAAGCTCTGCCAGGTGTCGAGCCGACCAGCGATCGTCACCTGCCATCCAGGTGCGGGAGTGAAAATGTCCTGAATGTAGGCGCCCGTCAAGACCTGCTCCCCACCGGCCTTCCGTCGCCGAGTGAACTCTCCTAGAGCCTGACTGAATGTGGCGTCTTCATTAGTTTCTCCGTCGATCCATCGCAGATCCGTTCCAGCCGTGAGCAGATGGGACTGAAAGACCCGCTTCGACCACTGCAAGTTTAACCCTACATCCGTTGAGGGGACGTCGAACTGATTGAGCGCCGGGGTTTCCGAGTTCCGATTGGGAGCCGCAGAGGTAAAGGTGCTGCTAAACGTCTGCAGGTGCGAGAACATTGTGAGCTGCCAGTCGCTTCCGTCGGCGGTTTTCAGCCGGCCTCCCGTGGCAATATAGCCGGTCTCGGTCTCATTATTC harbors:
- a CDS encoding sensor histidine kinase; this encodes MLIRTKLRIGYLVIFTLVVCIGLVMVWALRGWEAGVRDLTYSHAQSLRAERLRGDLYRQIKEILDRFVSGDRSARGEFENLGVTVEGELADLRKHSQSRAEEERIHALETAHRQVTQLVREIFELLEKGVRERAIQRVERELEQVAFLRQDEQIDRLRAYYDAAAQQSMQRTRAVATQGELLAGVVVLLALAWGSGLLFGIHRWLVKPLRAIGRSTAIISTGELDHRVQVTFQDELGDLAASINRMAQSLKGIQERLLQAERLAAAGELSSCIAHNIRNPLASIRSAAQAALKGSEQSAEVRLTLQSIVESVDRLNQWAYNFLFALKPITPTLIPFDLNRVVMQAVDVVRPMIEGKQITLDLIPSPTLPLVPLDEGYLEQALVALLANACEATPRKGNIVITSRLIHEGEGPGGIAIEFADNGEGIPPDILQKVFTPYFTTKSDGVGLGLTMARKFISAHGGSLTVSNRTEGGTAVQVLLPITYPTGAGRNG
- a CDS encoding sigma-54-dependent transcriptional regulator, yielding MAKILVIDDEVVFARSVAHTLSRNGHECRSLSSAEEGMISIETDRPDLILLDIKLAGMSGLDALRKILSLDGSIIVIIMTAYSSVESAVAAMKDGAYDYIQKPIDHDELTFIIEKALETHRLRERLSYFQRKEVQQAAHGEIIGVSAGMTQVIEMIGRIAHLEPRPAGELPTVLLLGETGTGKDLVARAIHRRGSLAGQPFVEIECTSIPKDLAEAELFGYEKGAFTGATAAKPGLIEAADGGTLFLDEVGELSPELQAKLLKAIERRQIRRLGSLRERKINVRIIAATNRDLEAAVKVGAFRPDLYYRLKVLTVELPPLRERGEDVVLLANHFLKQLTHKYSLPVRRFTEAALQALRAYRWPGNVRELVHLVERALLVCDEQEIGPSALSMDATSPVVASQRRNHPPGADETFQIQFPEQGIDLDEVERQLIKQALDLTDGNVAEAARKLSIGREALRYRIQKHGITRPAIL
- a CDS encoding TonB-dependent receptor plug domain-containing protein produces the protein MTLTRRVKFGTHSVIIVVAGLIALGGLMRPSPVAWGADTDSPVPSGAGEAVRLEPVVVSASRVEQRLRDVPANVTVITREDIEQSPARTVDDLLRQIPGFSLFRRSSSLVTHPTTQGVSLRGIGPSGVSRTLVLLDGVPLNDPFGGWIYWNKVPMESIERIEVARGGGSGVWGNYALGGVINIITRRPEARVAQAKLDLGTRDTVDADLLVSHVTGPWGISLEGSFFDTDGYKIVRKDQRGKIDVNANSSHKTFNGRMEYTPSLNSSLFLAGSFFREDRGNGTPFQNNETETGYIATGGRLKTADGSDWQLTMFSHLQTFSSTFTSAAPNRNSETPALNQFDVPSTDVGLNLQWSKRVFQSHLLTAGTDLRWIDGETNEDATFSQALGEFTRRRKAGGEQVLTGAYIQDIFTPAPGWQVTIAGRLDTWQSFNASRVEKNKQTGAITPTSPGSFPDRDEFAFSPKVALLYHATDQLSLRSSFYKGFRAPTINEQFRPFRVRNDITEANPDLDPERLIGGEVGADYAIMSNLLGRLTAFWNEVKDPVVNVTKGIGAGAPVAPCGFVPAGGVCRQRDNLDRTRIRGIEAELEYRPLPRWTASGSYLYNHTEVLSAPNQPDLEGKRIAQVPRHQFALKLNYTNPALINVSVQGRFVGDQFEDDLNSLKLGDFFVVDLMLSRPIPVPGATAGELFLAAENLFDRTYEVSRTADGIVTTGTPLLVHGGVRVRF
- a CDS encoding FitA-like ribbon-helix-helix domain-containing protein, which gives rise to MSTLVIKNFPEKLHVRLKAQAQRHHRSVTKEVVSLIESVLAAPRQPPKLSPPLKLASGDRPTIEDIEAAIAEGRD
- a CDS encoding TonB-dependent receptor, which codes for MQGARTQAIGALAGLMISWWANGVHAQESGVPLEITPLPEILVTAPARLPEVPLSLAEVPASVQVITAEEIKRSGALNLQDVMQQLPGVHLNDQQGNAYQFDLSFRGFSGTSVTGVPQGISVFVDGVRVNEPTVEEINFDLIPLDDVERIELIRGPTAIFGRNTLAGSLNIITKRGTAEREMVVEGSGGSFGRRKGRGYMSGTAGPFDYYVAGSQFDEDGWRVQSDSRLSQAFGKLGFRQGGTDITLSYQFQNNRILQPGTLPESVLKVDRTQNFTGGDFFNPNLHMGTLNASQRLGGGFTFALNGFVRKLDTEQFNASLISENSRLFNDTFSGGGTLQLTHEGRFWGRKNLLTIGTEYTRHDVDIRVSEEQNDRSRQQCREEALAAGKNPDEECPEKQLTSVLSDKQDTVGAYIQDTAELGRGLLLSSDNLFLTGALRVDYVRHDITDSSPEEPGKATGRASYSRVNPRAGINYNLSDSYGFYFSYSQGWRVPAFLELTCGKPDSPCVGLQAGVAPDTGFLKLSPVRAHNYEVGFRARPLPWLEGSLALYRTDVRDDIFSVSDPAELTVFFQNIGNTRRQGLEAGLRGIYRNLLEPYVNYTFTRGTFQDNIELGSPRTPGVPQQVAKGDQLPLIPNHRVNAGLRYHLYRWLSLSLDLTYVSSQFLRGDEANTQSKLDDYIILSTGLDLHWKRLNGFVKINNLTNNRYETFGTFAPNAKVPGEPIERFLNPAPPINVLVGASYRF
- a CDS encoding type II toxin-antitoxin system VapC family toxin, coding for MVLIDTNIAISLWVENAWTHAARRLLEKDWDWRTESFALIEFANVMATYARMGLTSEGEALARLNEAEVFLSPGLTVVSHHQALVVAMTYKVSVYDARFLVAARELGVKLVTEDATLRRAAPELTQSLEVALAA